A window of Microbispora hainanensis genomic DNA:
ATGGTCAGGTGACAGACAAGCGAGTGAGCCGAAGCGGATGCCGAGCAGGGCTTGGGCGATGGCCAGGGTCAGCAGCTCGGCGTCGGTGAGCTTGGGTGGGCGTCCGATCCGGGCCGGACGCCCCAGCCAGTCATCGATCTTGACGTACAGTGCGGTGCGAAGGGTGTTGATGTCTGTCGTCACAAACGGATCATCGACACCCTTCGCCCTTCCCCACAGTCCGCCTAAAGGCGACTTAGGACTTACTCGTCTAGGTCGGGCATCGGTCCGGGGAGTCAGCCCGCAACGAGCATGGATTTGAACCACAGCATGAGGCAGAGGATTACCGCTGTCTTCACGACGAACACCATCTGACCAGGCTGAAGCGTCTCCGGCTCGCCTTTTTCGTGTGCGACCGTAGCCCATCGCCTGATGCTCGCTCCCTGCCCCACCGAAGCAAGGAAGAGAGTGAAGAATCCCACGGACAAGAAGCCGAGGGCCTCACGGGCCGGCCAGTCCTGGATCATGGCGATCGCAAGGACGAACACGATTCCCATCAGCGCCGCCAGTGGAATTCGCCATCGGAATCGCTTCGTCGGCATCAACAGCGCGAATCTCAGGACGAAGAGTCCGGCACCTACCACGGTTGCGACCCACAGGACGGCGTCGGACACACCACCCGCGGTAGAAATCGTCATTTTCGCACTATAACAGGCTCTCACCCTGGCATGATTCGGGTTACATGGCTCGGCAACGTCGGCCGGGTTCCGACAGATGCGGCCGCACGGTGTGCCGCCCCGGCTCATAATGTGTCGGGAGCGGAAGGCAGGACGGGTGAACGCCTCGTTCAAGGCCGCGGAGTGCTCATCGGTTACGTCGCTCAGGGCTCGGTCGCAGTTTCCTTGCCACTACTGACCAAACCATGTATCCGGTTATCGCCACCCCTGCGGTAAGAGGGATGGCCCACTGCCGCACCAGCGTGATACCTGACTTGGCTCACGTTTCAAGATTGTCGCTGAGCGCGAGGCGTTGACCTCGTGGTTCCCCGTCGGGAACGGCGAAAAGTGCGCACTAAATCGATCATGTCTCTACCCTGGTGGCCGTGTCTCCGTACGTGCGGACGGTGAAGACGGCCTCAGGCGCCCGGGCGGTGCAGATCGTCTACTCCTCCCGCCGCGGATCGCGGGAGATCGAGCACATCGGGTCGGCGCACGACGACGCCGAGTTGGAGACGCTCAGGGCGGTGGCGCGTCAGCGGCTGGCCGCCGGCCAGCAGGAACTGGACCTGGGGCTGGACGATGGGCCGATGGCGGGCGGGCCGCTGGAGATCGTCAGCTCGCGGATGGAACACCTGTGGGACGCGCTGTCCCGCGCCTACGACACGCTGGGGTTTGCTGCCGCGGCCGGGGGCGATGAGGTGTTCCGGCAGCTGGTGCTCGCGCGGGTGATCGAACCGACGAGCAAGCACGACAGCCTGCGCGTGCTCGGCGAGGCCGGGATCGATGCGGTGTCGTATGCCACGGTGAAGCGCCGCCTGCCGGACTACGCCGCACCGCAGTGGCGCCAGGCCCTGGCCGGTGCATGCGCGGCCCACACCCGCCTCGGGCCGGCCAGCCTGGTCCTCTACGACGTGTCAACCTTGTACTTCGAGACCGACGCCGGGGATGGGTTCCGCGAGCCGGGCTTTTCCAAGGAACGCCGCCTGGACCCGCAGATCACGATCGGGCTGCTCACCGACTCCTCCGGGTTCCCGCTCATGGTGACCGCCTTCGAGGGCAACAAGGCCGAGACCCACACCATGCTCCCGGTGATCGAAGGGTTCATGGCGGCCCACCACCTGCCGGACGTCACGATCGTGGCCGACGCCGGGATGATCTCCGAGGCGAACAAGCAGGCCATCGAAGCCGCTGGGCTGTCGTTCATCCTCGGCATGAAGATCCCCGAGGTGCCGTATGTGGTCAAGCAGTGGCGGCGCGAGCACCCCGGCACCCCGATCCCCGACGGGCACATCTTCATCCAGCCCTGGCCGTCGGGATCGAGCCGGCCCCGCCGCGACCAGATGATCTACTACCAGTACCGGGCAGAGCGGGCCCGGCGCACCCTGCGCGGCATCGACGAGCAGGTCGCCAAGGCCCAGCGCGCCGTCGACGGGCAGGCGCCGGTCAAGCGCAACCGGTTCATCAGGCTGTCCGGCGCTACCAAGAGCGTCAACACCGAGCTGGTGGACAAGGCCAAGGCCCTGGCCGGGCTCAAGGGCTACATCACCAATCTCGCCGCCTGCCCGGACGGGACGCCCATCACCGCCGAGTTCGTCATCAGCTCCTACCATCGGCTGTTCGAGATCGAAAAGTCCTTCCGGATGAGCAAGCACGACCTCAAAGCACGGCCGATCTACCACCACAAACGCGAGTCCATCGACGCGCACCTGACGATCGTGTTCGCCGCCCTGGCGGTCGGCCGGTGGATCGAGGCACGGACCGGATGGTCGATCAAGAAGTTCGTCCGCACCGCCCGCCGCTATCGCACCGTCCGAATCCAAGCCGGCAACCACGTCCTGACCGCCGCCGACCCTCTGCCCACCGACCTACGCAACGCCCTCAAGCGGATCCGCAGCCCCGAAGGTGCGCACTAAATTGAGCCAACTCAGGTGATATGCGACGGCGGCCGAATGCGTCCAGGTGCTACCTCACCTCTCGGAGATCGTCTTGTTACGGCGTACCCAGCCGACGACCTTCACGTCGCCAGCTGACACCGTCCTTGTTCGGCCTGCACATTGAGAATCCGCGGCTCGCTTCTATAATCACCGGCATGCCGCTCATTTCATTGTCTCGGGCCGCCGGCGCGGCGGCACTGGGCTGGCTCCTGGGGGCGGGACTCTCGTTGGATTACGAGATTTCAGAGGCTGCCGGCGACCGTGAGTGCGACGGCGTCATGGGGAGTGTTTGTATAGGCATAGGGCCTTTGGTGGGTTTTGCTGTAGGTGTGATCGGTGTCGTGCTCGTGTGCTGGATCGGGCTTGCGATTCTGAAGGCACGGCCGCTTCCTACGACCGTCCCCATCGCGATCGCCCTTATCTTTTTAGTGACTTTCGCCTACCCCTCCATACGGTCACACTTCATTGATTCCCCAGTGCCCGCCGGGTTACGTCCACTGCCCCTATACGCTCTGACGACGGCATTAGCGCTGGCCCCTGTGGGGGCTTTATCGCGCCCCGCTGGCGATGGCCGACGCCCACCGCGGCCTACCCGCCCCAGATGAACGTCGCATCATCACAAGCAAACGGTGACAGGGATGCGTTTACCTGTGTGGCGGCCCCACGATGTGCCCCACGCAGCAGAAGATACGGGCGTCTTCGATCGAGCCGAACCTCCCAGGGAACGCCGGGCAATATTTAAGGGTTTTGAACTGCGCTTCGGAGTAGGGGTTGTCGTTGGACACGCGGGGCCGTGAGTGCGACTGGTCGATTCCGAGTTGCGCGAGCAGGCCGGTGACGGTGTTCGACGTCATCGAGGTACCCCGATCGGCGTGGATCGCCTCCGGCGCGACGGCGCCGTTGGCGTCGATGGCGCGCTCGATGAACTCCTTGGCCAGGGTGCCGTTCTCGGTCGGCCAGATCTCCCACCAGATGACCTTGCGGGAGAAAATGTCGAGGATGACGTAGAGCAGGTAGTGGACGCCGCGTGCGGGGCCTTTCAGTTTGGTGATGTCCCAGCTCCATACCTGGTTCGGCCCGTCGGCCTCCAGTTCGGGTTTCTTCTTCGCCGGATGGGTGGCCTGTGCCCGCCGCTCGCCGGACTGGCCGCGTTCGCGCAGCAGCCGGTACATGGTGGCCTGTGAGCACAGGTAGGTGCCCTCGTCCAGCAGGATCGCCCACACCTGGCCCGCTGACTTGTCGGCGAACCGGGGCGAGTCCAGCACCGCCAGCACCTGCGCCCGTTCGGCTTCGGACAACTCCGCCGGGTGATGAAACGGCCGGCGGGGGCCGTGCCGGGGCGGCGTGGGATTTCGCTGCCGATACAGGGTGGCGCGGGGCTTGCCGAGGATCTGGCAGGCCTTGGTCGTGCCGACGGCCGCCTCCATTGCCGGGAAGTGCTCGTCGATGACCCGGATCAGCTCTCGCCGGAGTCCGCGCTGCGTGAGATCTCGTCCAGCAGCGCGAATGCTTTTCCCGCGATGTCCAGCGCGGTCTTTGTCTTCCCGAGATCGTTGCTGAGTTTGTCGTTTTTGGCCTCAAGCTTGGCTGCTTCGGCCTTGAGCTTCTTGTTCTCGGCCCGCAACCGGGCCAGTTCCTCCGATTCGGTGTCCCTCGCCGGTTTGCCCGTCGAGGAGGCCGGCGTCCCGTTCTCCTGCTGCTTTCTCCAGTGTTCGATGTGCGAGTGATACAGCCGTTCTCTGCGCATCAGGGCGCCGCGCTCGGGGCTGCCCTCGGGTAGGGCGTCGTAGGCCGCCAGGATCCGGGCCTTGTAGGCGGCGGTGAACGTCCGGCGGACCGGCCGGCTCACTCGCTTGTCTGTCACCTGACCATCCTGCCCCGTCCGGGCAGCCTGGTCGGCGAGGGTCATCATCACTGTCTCAATCGTCCCGTCTCGCCCCGCTTCGCATCAAAAGGACTCTCTCGTCCCATGTTTCACAACAGTCTGACAGAGAGGGCAGGAGTGATTCGGGAATCGGCCCAGGGCAGAGGAGTGGCAGGTGGACGAGTCGGCCTGTAGGCCGGGTTCTGTGATCAGCCGTGAAGGCTGACCGGCGGCCATCCATCTAGGACCGCCGTTGCCGGCGGCCTCAAGCGGTCTACCCGCGCGGCTCGGGCGGGCAGCCCTCGAACGTCGCGCGCGGGACGTTCCGGAGAACGTCCCTTCTTGACCTTGCTCCGGGTGGGGTTTACCGAGCCGCCCACGTCACCGTGGGCGCTGGTGGTCTCTTACACCACCGTTTCACCCTTACCCCCGCGAGGGGGGCGGTCTGTTTTCTGTGGCACTGTCCCGCGGGTCGCCCCGGGTCGGCGTTACCGACCACCCTGCCCTGTGGAGCCCGGACCTTCCTCGGCAGGGCCGTGAGGCCCTGACGCGGCCGCCCGGCCGGCTCGTCCACCGTGAAGATAAGCCTAGCGGCTGCCGAAACATTCCCCGGACCGGCCGAGGATCATGTGAGGGTTTCCCCGGCGCACGCGCGGTCAGCTGCGGGTGACGTCCTTGACGAACACGAGCCCGTCGTACGCGGCGAGGTGGGCCGGGTCGAGCGGGGCATAGCCGAACCAGGGGGACACACGGGGGGCGGGCCGCGCGTCGCCCAGGGCGGCGGCCAGGCGGCGGGCGTCGATGACGTAGCCGTCGTCGGGGAGCGTGTAGAGGAGCCCTTCGAGGGTGTCCGGGGGCGGGGCGTCCACGCCCTGGTGCCGGATCGTGCCGAGGGCCGTGGCCAGGAAGGCGAACTCCTCACCCAGGTGGGCTCTCACGATCGCGCCCGAGCTCCACCACTCGAACGGCAGGTCGCCCATCCGCATCGAGCTCTTGTCCCGCTGGAAGTGCGCGTTGTGGGCGTGGACCAGCGCCGGGCCCCGCTCGGCGACGGCGAGCATGTTGGCGGCGATCATCGAGCTCCGCAGGCCCAGCAGCCGTGACATCCGGCCGGGCGAGGTGTCGGCCATCCAGTGGTGGTAGCGGAGCAGGCCGGTGGTGGCGCGGCCGTACAGGCGTGCCCGCTCCCAGTCGTCCCGGGAGGATCGGGCGATCAGCTGCGGCGTCTCCGCGTCGAGCAGCGCGACGAGATCGTCGGCGAGCAGTCGAAGCCGCCTGGCCTCGGCCGACTGCCCCACCGACTGGGACGGATCCATCATCGTGGCGGGATTGGCCCAGCGGTCGTCGGAGCCGAGCAGGCGGTCGAGCGTCTCCACGTCGCAGGGGAGCAGATCCGTGTCCACGTGGGCCGCGAGATAGCCGTGGAGGGCGGTGAGGGCCTGCCGGGGGCTCGCCGCGTGGCCGATCTCCAGCGGACCGTCGAGACCGGCGAAGCGCAGCCGCTCGGACGCGGGCCTGTCCTCGTTGTACGCGCGCATCCAGCGCACCAGCTCCCGGTTGGCCGCGGAGGCTCCCCACCCGTGGCTGAAGCCGCGTTCCATGACCTCGTCGAGGCTGCCCGTGCCCGAGGTGACGTAGTCGTCCACGACCAGGCCCATGAGGCAGTCGCTCTCGATGCCGATCGTCCGGTAGCCCTCCTGCTCCACGAGCTGCCGGAAGAGCTCGTTGCGTACGTCGAGCAGGAGGTCTTCGCCGTGAGTGGGCTCGCCCAGGGCGAGCAGCCGCGGCCGGCCTGGGAGCAGCCTCATCACGGAGGCGGCCTCGACGGCGTGAACGGCGTCCTTGATGCCGATATCCATACCTTCAACGGTATCGTTGAACACTCGAATGAAGACTTATCCGGCGAATCGCCAGGATAAGAGGAGAAAACCCTCAACTATCGACTTCAGGCCCTCGACGTACGGCGACGGCTCGTCCGGGCCGGAAAACGCCGACGCCGCGGGGGCACGGCTTCAAGCGTGCGATCCCGCGGCGTTCAGTCCCCTTGAGCGGGACGGCGTCAGGTGAGGTGGGCGGTGTCGTTGAGCGCCCGTACGACGGCCGGGCCGTCGGCGTAGTAGTCGATCGCCGACAGGCAGGCCAGGTCGAGGTGCATCCGATACAGGGCCTCGGGCGGAGCGCCCAGCGCGAAGCGGACCAGCATCTTGATCGGGGTCACGTGCGAGACCACGACGACGCTGCGGCCCTCGTGGGCCTTCACGATGCGGTCCCTCGCCTGCTCGACCCTCCGGGCGGTCGACGCGAAGCTCTCCCCACCGGGCGGCGCGACGTCGGGGTCGGCCAGCCAGGCCGCCAGTTCGCGGGGCCAGCGCTGCTGGATCTCCGCGAACGTGTGCCCCTCCCAGTCGCCGAAGTCGGTCTCGCGGAGGTCGTCGTCGACCAGCACCTGCAGGCCCGTACGGGCGGCGACCGCCTCGGCCGTCTGCCGGGCGCGGGCGAGCGGGGAGGTGACGATCACCTCGACCTCGTACGGCTCCCGCGACAGGCGCAGGGCGGCGGCCTCGGCCTGCGCGAGGCCAGTAGGGGTGAGCGACGGGTCTCCGAGCCCGGAGAACCGCTTCTCCACCGACAGCGGCGTCTGTCCGTGCCTGAGCAGGAGCAGCGACGTGGCGACACGGGTGGCGCGCGGCATCCATCCGTGCCCGCGCCGGTCGTGGGACGTGGCGGTTCCGGCCGCTGTGCCCGCGTCTCCGCCGACGGCCCGCGCACCGGCCGCGCCGGGAGACCCCGTACGCCCGCCGGCGCCGGCCAGAGCAGAGCCGGTCGAAGCGTAGCCGGGCGAAGCAGGCGCGGCCGAAACAGCGCCGGGCGAGGCGGAGCCGGGTGAAGCGGACACGGCGGGAGCGGAAGCGCCCGAAGCAGGCGCGGCAGGACCAGGGGCGGCAGGACCAGGGGCGGCAGGACCAGGGCCAGCGGAGGGCGGGTCGAACAGCGTGGGCGCGTCGGTGTTAGGCGGCTCGACGGCAGTGGCGGACCCCGGCGCGGAGGTGATCTCGCTCGCCTGCCAGGTCTCCCCGCGGGCCGCCGCGTCCATCGCCTCGTTGGCGAGCCGGTCGGCGTGGCTGTTGCGCTCGCGCGGAACCCACGTCCAGGTCACCCGGAACCGCCGGGCCAGGCCCGCCGCCTCCAGGGCGAGCGGTCGCAGGCCCTCGTGCTTGACCTTCCACCGGCCGGCCATCTGCTCGATGACCAGCTTGGAGTCCATCCGCACCTCGACCCGCGCGCCCTCGGCGCCGAGCGCGAGCAGCGCCCGGAGCCCGGCGATCAGGCCGCGATATTCGGCCACGTTGTTGGTCGCGGTGCCGATCGACTCGGCCACCTCGGCGAGCACCTGGCCGGCGTCGTCCTTGACCACCGCGCCGTATCCGGCCGGGCCCGGGTTGCCCCGCGACCCGCCGTCGGCCTCGACGATGAACCCCCCGGTGGCGCCCATCGCCGCCGTCACAGACCCGACTCGGCCGTACGCACCAGGATCCGGCGGCACTCCTCGCAGCGGACCACCTCGTCGTGGGCGGCGGCCCGGATCCGGTTGAGGTCGGCGATCGACAGGCTCGTACGGCAGCCGAGGCACCGGCCGCCGTGCAGCATGGCGGCGCCGACGCCGGTCTGCTCGCGCATCTTCTCGTAGAGCCCGAGCAGGTCGGAGGGGACGTCGGCGGTGATCGCGGACCGGCCGGACGTCAGCTCGCCGGCCTCCTTGTCGATCTCGGCGAACGCCGCGTCCCTGCGGTCCTCGGCGGCGCGCAGCGTGCCGGTGACCTCTTCGCGCTCGGCCTTGAGGGTGGTGACCCGGGCGTCGGCCGCCTCCCGGCGCTCCATGATCTCCAGCACGACCTCCTCCAGGTCCGACTGCCTGCGCCGCAGGGAGACGATCTCGGACTGGAGGCTCGCCAGGTCCTTGGGCGAGGAGACCTGCCCGGAGTCGAGGCGCTTCTGGTCGCGCTCGACCCGGACGCGTACGGCGTCCACGTCCGACTCGGCCTTGGCCTGGTCGCGGGCGAGATCGCCGGCCTCGGTCTCGGCGGCGATGATCTGCGTGGAGACCTGGGCCAGCCTCTTGGACAGCTCGTCGATCTCGGCGAGCTCCGGCAGGTTGCGGCGGCGGTGCCGCAGCCGGTCGAGTCCGGTGTCGAGCTCAGCGAGATCGAGCAGACGCTTCTGTGCTTCAGGTGCGGCCTTCATCCCAAATCCCTCAAGATGCTCGGGGGTCCAAGTCGGTGGTCGTCGCCGTCCAGGCGTCGGTGACGGCGTCCGAGACGCGCGCCTCAACAGTAATGCCCCTGGCCGCCAACGCTGACGTCAGCCGCCGGGCGGCGTCGGCCAGCCACGGCCATTCGGTGGCCCAGTGGGAGGCGTCGACCAGCGCGGGCCCGTCCGCCTCCATGTGCTCGCTCGCCGGGTGGTGCCGCAGATCGGCC
This region includes:
- a CDS encoding DDE-type integrase/transposase/recombinase; the protein is MEAAVGTTKACQILGKPRATLYRQRNPTPPRHGPRRPFHHPAELSEAERAQVLAVLDSPRFADKSAGQVWAILLDEGTYLCSQATMYRLLRERGQSGERRAQATHPAKKKPELEADGPNQVWSWDITKLKGPARGVHYLLYVILDIFSRKVIWWEIWPTENGTLAKEFIERAIDANGAVAPEAIHADRGTSMTSNTVTGLLAQLGIDQSHSRPRVSNDNPYSEAQFKTLKYCPAFPGRFGSIEDARIFCCVGHIVGPPHR
- a CDS encoding bifunctional RNase H/acid phosphatase translates to MGATGGFIVEADGGSRGNPGPAGYGAVVKDDAGQVLAEVAESIGTATNNVAEYRGLIAGLRALLALGAEGARVEVRMDSKLVIEQMAGRWKVKHEGLRPLALEAAGLARRFRVTWTWVPRERNSHADRLANEAMDAAARGETWQASEITSAPGSATAVEPPNTDAPTLFDPPSAGPGPAAPGPAAPGPAAPASGASAPAVSASPGSASPGAVSAAPASPGYASTGSALAGAGGRTGSPGAAGARAVGGDAGTAAGTATSHDRRGHGWMPRATRVATSLLLLRHGQTPLSVEKRFSGLGDPSLTPTGLAQAEAAALRLSREPYEVEVIVTSPLARARQTAEAVAARTGLQVLVDDDLRETDFGDWEGHTFAEIQQRWPRELAAWLADPDVAPPGGESFASTARRVEQARDRIVKAHEGRSVVVVSHVTPIKMLVRFALGAPPEALYRMHLDLACLSAIDYYADGPAVVRALNDTAHLT
- a CDS encoding IS1634 family transposase — encoded protein: MSPYVRTVKTASGARAVQIVYSSRRGSREIEHIGSAHDDAELETLRAVARQRLAAGQQELDLGLDDGPMAGGPLEIVSSRMEHLWDALSRAYDTLGFAAAAGGDEVFRQLVLARVIEPTSKHDSLRVLGEAGIDAVSYATVKRRLPDYAAPQWRQALAGACAAHTRLGPASLVLYDVSTLYFETDAGDGFREPGFSKERRLDPQITIGLLTDSSGFPLMVTAFEGNKAETHTMLPVIEGFMAAHHLPDVTIVADAGMISEANKQAIEAAGLSFILGMKIPEVPYVVKQWRREHPGTPIPDGHIFIQPWPSGSSRPRRDQMIYYQYRAERARRTLRGIDEQVAKAQRAVDGQAPVKRNRFIRLSGATKSVNTELVDKAKALAGLKGYITNLAACPDGTPITAEFVISSYHRLFEIEKSFRMSKHDLKARPIYHHKRESIDAHLTIVFAALAVGRWIEARTGWSIKKFVRTARRYRTVRIQAGNHVLTAADPLPTDLRNALKRIRSPEGAH
- a CDS encoding erythromycin esterase family protein, producing MDIGIKDAVHAVEAASVMRLLPGRPRLLALGEPTHGEDLLLDVRNELFRQLVEQEGYRTIGIESDCLMGLVVDDYVTSGTGSLDEVMERGFSHGWGASAANRELVRWMRAYNEDRPASERLRFAGLDGPLEIGHAASPRQALTALHGYLAAHVDTDLLPCDVETLDRLLGSDDRWANPATMMDPSQSVGQSAEARRLRLLADDLVALLDAETPQLIARSSRDDWERARLYGRATTGLLRYHHWMADTSPGRMSRLLGLRSSMIAANMLAVAERGPALVHAHNAHFQRDKSSMRMGDLPFEWWSSGAIVRAHLGEEFAFLATALGTIRHQGVDAPPPDTLEGLLYTLPDDGYVIDARRLAAALGDARPAPRVSPWFGYAPLDPAHLAAYDGLVFVKDVTRS
- a CDS encoding zinc ribbon domain-containing protein; translated protein: MKAAPEAQKRLLDLAELDTGLDRLRHRRRNLPELAEIDELSKRLAQVSTQIIAAETEAGDLARDQAKAESDVDAVRVRVERDQKRLDSGQVSSPKDLASLQSEIVSLRRRQSDLEEVVLEIMERREAADARVTTLKAEREEVTGTLRAAEDRRDAAFAEIDKEAGELTSGRSAITADVPSDLLGLYEKMREQTGVGAAMLHGGRCLGCRTSLSIADLNRIRAAAHDEVVRCEECRRILVRTAESGL